A genomic window from Nicotiana sylvestris chromosome 11, ASM39365v2, whole genome shotgun sequence includes:
- the LOC104216151 gene encoding putative late blight resistance protein homolog R1A-10 yields MVAFPEGFEVETHRLIQLWVADGFLRNERVKSLEEIGKEWLEDLISRNLIMVIKRRLNGEMKTCGVHDLVRDMILRQAEKEKFMQVTRIHKVIRKFNDSACKPYIRRCSFHSTISPSDCWNSSSSFTRTLYLLNGLKLVSPLSKQVPFLARFKLLRVLAILQYTFREFPLELTKLVHLRYLEFNCYDDLHRSVSELYNLQNLVFGGHSNLPVSDIWKMKLLRHLQVRKISSFRVPSSKEGSGYKLQNLEGLSDISISCCTKELFTGFPNLKRLKIHGAWAECRRDMIFQTLNNLSCLNNLEILKIICSRKLYPHLLPSKYALPTSLKRLTLRCTYLPWEDMANIVTLPNLEELKIKDNGFNLTATTNLKHWDAGSVNFPMLKRLVLKRCLYLEEIPKDIGEICTLESIELHNCRSSVAKSVKEIQEEQESMANDNLSVRGGINKYLVPES; encoded by the exons ATGGTAGCTTTTCCGGAAGGTTTTGAGGTTGAAACTCATAGATTGATTCAATTATGGGTTGCTGATGGTTTTCTAAGGAATGAAAGGGTCAAAAGCTTGGAAGAAATTGGAAAAGAATGGCTGGAGGATCTTATTAGTAGGAACTTAATAATGGTTATAAAACGGAGACTCAATGGCGAGATGAAAACATGTGGCGTTCATGATCTGGTGCGCGACATGATTTTAAGACAAGCTGAAAAAGAGAAGTTTATGCAGGTAACCAGAATTCATAAAGTCATAAGAAAATTCAATGATTCTGCTTGTAAGCCTTATATTCGTCGTTGTAGTTTCCATTCAACCATTTCTCCGAGTGATTGCTGGAATTCATCCTCTAGTTTCACCCGAACTTTATATTTATTAAATGGACTAAAACTTGTATCGCCCCTTTCTAAACAAGTACCTTTTTTAGCGCGCTTCAAACTTCTAAGAGTGTTGGCAATCCTTCAGTATACTTTCCGAGAATTCCCTCTCGAGTTAACAAAATTAGTACATCTCAGATACCTTGAATTCAACTGTTATGATGATCTTCACAGGTCAGTGTCCGAGCTGTATAATCTGCAAAACTTGGTTTTTGGCGGACACTCTAATTTACCAGTATCGGATATCTGGAAAATGAAACTTTTGAGGCATCTTCAGGTAAGAAAGATCTCTTCTTTTCGTGTTCCATCGAGTAAAGAAGGGTCCGGTTACAAGCTACAAAATCTCGAGGGACTTTCAGATATAAGTATTTCCTGTTGTACTAAGGAATTGTTTACTGGTTTTCCCAATCTAAAGAGGCTGAAAATTCATGGCGCTTGGGCAGAATGCAGGAGAGATATGATTTTCCAGACGCTAAATAACCTTTCGTGTTTAAATAATCTTGAAATATTGAAGATAATCTGCTCCAGAAAATTATACCCGCACCTTCTCCCAAGTAAGTATGCTTTGCCTACATCTCTGAAGAGGTTGACATTAAGATGTACTTATTTACCATGGGAAGACATGGCTAATATTGTAACACTGCCAAATCTCGAAGAGCTTAAAATTAAAGACAATGGATTTAATTTGACGGCGAC GACAAATCTGAAGCATTGGGACGCTGGCAGTGTTAACTTCCCAATGCTGAAACGCCTAGTTCTGAAACGATGCTTATACCTGGAGGAAATTCCTAAAGATATTGGCGAAATTTGTACGTTGGAGTCAATAGAGTTGCATAACTGCAGAAGTTCTGTTGCAAAATCCGTCAAAGAAATTCAAGAAGAGCAAGAGAGCATGGCGAATGATAACCTTAGTGTTCGC GGTGGGATTAATAAATATTTAGTTCCAGAAAGCTGA